TCGACCGGGCTGCCAAAAAAGGTGTGTTTCATAAAAACAATGCCAGTCGTCATAAGTCCCGCTTGTCTCAACATCTTGCAAAAGCATTTGCCGCGTAGAAAACTATCAAGGAGGCTCGAGGCAAATACTTCTTCGGTTTTTGTTTTTCCCTCGAGCCTCTGGCTGTCTTTCTGCTTTTGCTTCGAGCTTCGAGCCTCCAGCCTCGAGCGTCTTTTTGGGAATGAATTTCCCATTAAAATTTGTTATAAATAGTCGAACAAACCATTTCGAATGGAGGTATAAATTTATGAACCAGGCAAAGACAACAATTTTACTGGTAGTTTTGTCCATTTTATTTGTTTTAGCAGGAGGAGCCATCGGCGGACAACAGGGAATGATGTTCGCTTTTATCTTTGCATGTGCTATGAATCTTATCACCTATTTCTTTAGCCATAAAATTGTCCTGGCCATGTATCGGGCTCAACCCCTCGGCGAACAAGATGCGCCTTATGTTCATCGAATCGTTCGAGACTTAACCATGAAAGCGAATCTTCCGATGCCCCAAATCTATCTCATCCCTACAGACTCACCCAACGCCTTTGCTACGGGGAGAAATCCTCAGCACGCTGTTGTAGCTGTAACTCGTGGTATTTTAAATTTACTCAGTCAGGAAGAACTGACAGGAGTCCTAGGACATGAACTTTCCCACGTTCAAAATCGAGACATATTAATCAGTACGATTGCTGCAACCATCGCAGGAGCCATCAGCATGCTTGCAAATACTGCTCGATGGGGAATGACGTTCGGAGGAAGTCGGTCTGACAATAATCGTAATAATCCATTGTCTCTTGTTCTCTCTATTTTTTTAATGATTCTTTTACCTCTGGCCGCCATGTTTATTCAACTGGCTATTTCCAGAACCCGAGAATATGGTGCAGATGAATGTGGGGCTCGACTGACGGGAAATCC
This is a stretch of genomic DNA from Chlamydiota bacterium. It encodes these proteins:
- the htpX gene encoding zinc metalloprotease HtpX, giving the protein MNQAKTTILLVVLSILFVLAGGAIGGQQGMMFAFIFACAMNLITYFFSHKIVLAMYRAQPLGEQDAPYVHRIVRDLTMKANLPMPQIYLIPTDSPNAFATGRNPQHAVVAVTRGILNLLSQEELTGVLGHELSHVQNRDILISTIAATIAGAISMLANTARWGMTFGGSRSDNNRNNPLSLVLSIFLMILLPLAAMFIQLAISRTREYGADECGARLTGNPVGLANALRKLQGYTQRRPFQANPATAHMFIVNPLSAGSMLKLFSTHPPLEERIARLEAMAR